One stretch of Mus pahari chromosome 15, PAHARI_EIJ_v1.1, whole genome shotgun sequence DNA includes these proteins:
- the Pcdh12 gene encoding protocadherin-12 isoform X2, translated as MMLLLPFLLGLFGPGSYLFISGDCQEVATVMVKFQVTEEVPSGTVIGKLSQEPRVEERRGKAGDAFQILQLPQALPFQMNSEDGLLSTSSRLDREKLCRQQDPCLVSFDVLATGASALIHVEIQVLDINDHQPQFPKDEQELEISESASLHTRIPLDRALDQDTGPNSLYSYSLSPSEHFALDVIVGPDETKHAELVVVKELDREVHSYFDLVLTAYDNGNPPKSGTSVVKVNVLDSNDNSPVFAESSLALEIPEDTAPGTLLINLTATDPDQGPNGEVEFFFGKHVSPEVMNTFGIDAKTGQIILRQALDYEKNPAYEVDVQARDLGPNSIPGHCKVLIKVLDVNDNAPSILITWASQTSLVSEDLPRDSFIALVSANDLDSGNNGLVHCWLNQELGHFRLKRTNGNTYMLLTNTTLDREQWPIYTLTVFAQDQGPRPLSAEKELQIQVGDVNDNAPVFEKSRYEVSTWENNPPSLHLITLKAHDADLGSNGKVSYRIKDSPISHLVIIDFETGEVTAQRSLDYEQMAGFEFQVIAEDRGQPQLASSISVWVSLLDANDNAPEVIQPVLSEGKATLSVLVNASTGHLLLPIENSSGMDPASTGTPPKATHSPWSFLLVTIVARDADSGANGELFYSIQSGNDAHLFVLNPSLGQLFINVTNASSLIGSQWDLGIVVEDQGSPSLQTQVSLKVVFVTSVDHLRDSAHEPGVLSMPALALICLAVLLAIFGLLLALFVSICRTERKDNRAYNCREAESSYRHQPKRPQKQHIQKADIHLVPVLRAHEDETDEVRPSHKDPSKETLMEAGWDSCLQAPFHLTPTLYRTLRNQGNQGALAESQEVLQDTFNFLFNHPRQRNASRENLNLPESPPALRQPLVRPLKVPGSPIARATGDQGSEEAPQSPPASSATLRRQRNLNGKVSPRESGPHQILRSLVRLSVAAFAERNPSVEEPAGDSPPVQGYHPRHRWPCRPQAWWPSRT; from the exons ATGATGCTACTTCTGCCATTCCTGCTAGGGCTCTTTGGTCCAGGAAGCTACTTGTTCATTTCAGGGGATTGTCAGGAGGTGGCCACTGTCATGGTGAAATTCCAAGTGACAGAGGAAGTGCCGTCTGGCACAGTGATAGGGAAACTGTCCCAAGAACCAAGAGTGGAGGAGAGGCGTGGGAAGGCAGGCGATGCCTTCCAGATTCTGCAGCTGCCTCAGGCACTGCCGTTTCAGATGAACTCGGAGGACGGCCTGCTCAGCACCTCCAGCCGGCTGGATCGGGAGAAGCTATGTCGGCAGCAAGATCCCTGTCTGGTGTCATTTGATGTGCTTGCCACCGGGGCGTCTGCTCTCATTCATGTGGAGATTCAGGTGCTAGACATCAATGACCACCAGCCACAGTTTCCCAAAGATGAGCAGGAGCTGGAAATCTCTGAGAGTGCCTCTCTGCACACACGAATCCCCTTGGACAGAGCTCTTGACCAAGACACGGGTCCTAACAGCTTATATTCCTACTCCCTGTCTCCCAGTGAACACTTTGCCCTGGATGTTATTGTGGGCCCTGATGAGACCAAACATGCAGAGCTTGTGGTGGTAAAGGAGTTGGACAGGGAAGTTCACTCATATTTTGATCTGGTGCTGACCGCCTATGACAATGGGAATCCCCCTAAGTCAGGAACCAGCGTGGTCAAGGTCAATGTCCTGGATTCCAATGACAATAGCCCAGTATTTGCTGAGAGTTCACTAGCACTAGAAATCCCAGAAGACACTGCCCCTGGTACTCTTCTCATAAACCTGACTGCTACGGATCCCGACCAAGGACCCAATGGGGAGGTAGAGTTCTTCTTTGGCAAGCATGTGTCCCCAGAGGTGATGAACACCTTTGGCATAGATGCTAAGACAGGCCAGATCATTCTGCGCCAAGCCCTAGATTACGAGAAGAACCCTGCCTATGAGGTGGATGTCCAGGCAAGGGATTTGGGTCCCAATTCCATCCCAGGCCATTGCAAAGTTCTCATCAAAGTTCTGGATGTCAATGACAATGCCCCAAGCATCCTCATCACATGGGCCTCCCAGACGTCGCTGGTATCCGAAGATCTTCCCAGGGACAGCTTCATTGCACTTGTCAGTGCAAATGACTTGGACTCAGGAAACAACGGTCTAGTCCACTGTTGGCTGAATCAAGAGCTGGGCCACTTCAGACTGAAAAGGACTAATGGCAACACATATATGCTGCTCACCAATACCACGCTGGACAGAGAGCAGTGGCCCATATATACTCTTACTGTGTTTGCCCAAGACCAAGGACCCCGGCCCTTATCAGCTGAGAAGGAGCTCCAAATTCAGGTCGGTGATGTCAATGATAATGCCCCTGTGTTTGAGAAGAGCCGGTATGAGGTCTCCACTTGGGAAAACAACCCACCCTCTCTTCACCTCATCACGCTCAAAGCGCACGATGCTGACTTGGGCAGTAATGGAAAAGTGTCATACCGTATCAAGGACTCCCCCATTTCTCACTTAGTCATTATTGACTTTGAAACAGGAGAAGTCACTGCTCAGAGGTCACTGGACTATGAGCAGATGGCAGGCTTTGAGTTCCAGGTGATagcagaggacagagggcaaCCCCAGCTCGCATCCAGCATCTCGGTGTGGGTTAGCCTCTTGGATGCCAATGACAATGCCCCAGAAGTGATTCAGCCTGTGCTCAGTGAAGGCAAAGCCACCCTTTCCGTGCTTGTAAATGCTTCCACGGGCCACCTTCTGTTGCCCATTGAGAATTCCAGTGGCATGGATCCAGCAAGTACTGGTACACCACCAAAGGCTACCCACAGCCCCTGGTCTTTCCTCTTGGTGACAATTGTGGCAAGGGATGCAGACTCGGGGGCCAATGGGGAACTCTTCTACAGCATTCAAAGTGGCAATGATgctcatctctttgtcctcaacCCTTCCTTGGGGCAGCTATTCATTAATGTCACCAATGCCAGCAGCCTCATTGGGAGTCAGTGGGACCTGGGGATAGTGGTAGAAGACCAGGGCAGCCCCTCCTTGCAGACCCAAGTTTCATTGAAGGTCGTGTTTGTCACCAGTGTGGACCACCTAAGGGACTCTGCTCATGAGCCTGGAGTTCTGAGCATGCCAGCACTGGCTTTGATCTGCCTGGCTGTACTGCTGGCCATCTTTGGATTGCTCTTGGCTCTGTTCGTGTCCATCtgcaggacagagagaaaggataACAGGGCCTACAACTGTCGCGAAGCTGAGTCGTCGTACCGCCACCAGCCCAAGAGGCCCCAGAAACAACACATTCAGAAGGCAGATATCCACCTGGTGCCTGTGCTTAGGGCCCACGAAGATGAGACTGATGAAGTCAGGCCATCTCACAAGGATCCCAGTAAGGAGACACTGATGGAGGCAGGCTGGGACTCCTGCCTGCAGGCCCCCTTCCACCTCACACCAACCCTATACAGGACCCTGCGTAACCAAGGCAACCAGGGAGCACTGGCAGAGAGCCAGGAGGTACTGCAAGACACCTTCAACTTTCTCTTTAACCATCCCAGACAGAGGAATGCCTCCCGGGAGAACCTAAACCTTCCTGAGTCCCCACCTGCCCTACGCCAGCCACTTGTAAGGCCTCTGAAGGTGCCTGGCAGCCCCATAGCGAGGGCGACTGGAGACCAAGGCAGTGAGGAGGCCCCACAGAGCCCACCAGCATCCTCTGCAACCCTAAGACGACAGCGGAATCTCAATGGCAAAGTGTCTCCTAGAGAGTCCGGTCCTCATCAGATCCTGAGGAGCCTGGTTCGACTCTCTGTGGCCGCTTTTGCGGAACGGAACCCCTCCGTGGAGGAGCCTGCTGGGGACTCTCCTCCTGTCCAG GGGTACCATCCCAGACACAGATGGCCTTGTAGGCCTCAAGCCTGGTGGCCAAGCAGAACCTGA
- the Pcdh12 gene encoding protocadherin-12 isoform X1, which yields MMLLLPFLLGLFGPGSYLFISGDCQEVATVMVKFQVTEEVPSGTVIGKLSQEPRVEERRGKAGDAFQILQLPQALPFQMNSEDGLLSTSSRLDREKLCRQQDPCLVSFDVLATGASALIHVEIQVLDINDHQPQFPKDEQELEISESASLHTRIPLDRALDQDTGPNSLYSYSLSPSEHFALDVIVGPDETKHAELVVVKELDREVHSYFDLVLTAYDNGNPPKSGTSVVKVNVLDSNDNSPVFAESSLALEIPEDTAPGTLLINLTATDPDQGPNGEVEFFFGKHVSPEVMNTFGIDAKTGQIILRQALDYEKNPAYEVDVQARDLGPNSIPGHCKVLIKVLDVNDNAPSILITWASQTSLVSEDLPRDSFIALVSANDLDSGNNGLVHCWLNQELGHFRLKRTNGNTYMLLTNTTLDREQWPIYTLTVFAQDQGPRPLSAEKELQIQVGDVNDNAPVFEKSRYEVSTWENNPPSLHLITLKAHDADLGSNGKVSYRIKDSPISHLVIIDFETGEVTAQRSLDYEQMAGFEFQVIAEDRGQPQLASSISVWVSLLDANDNAPEVIQPVLSEGKATLSVLVNASTGHLLLPIENSSGMDPASTGTPPKATHSPWSFLLVTIVARDADSGANGELFYSIQSGNDAHLFVLNPSLGQLFINVTNASSLIGSQWDLGIVVEDQGSPSLQTQVSLKVVFVTSVDHLRDSAHEPGVLSMPALALICLAVLLAIFGLLLALFVSICRTERKDNRAYNCREAESSYRHQPKRPQKQHIQKADIHLVPVLRAHEDETDEVRPSHKDPSKETLMEAGWDSCLQAPFHLTPTLYRTLRNQGNQGALAESQEVLQDTFNFLFNHPRQRNASRENLNLPESPPALRQPLVRPLKVPGSPIARATGDQGSEEAPQSPPASSATLRRQRNLNGKVSPRESGPHQILRSLVRLSVAAFAERNPSVEEPAGDSPPVQQISQLLSLLHQGQFQPKPNHRGNKYSAKPGSSRGTIPDTDGLVGLKPGGQAEPDLEEGPPSPEEDLSVKRLLEEELSSLLDPNTGLALDKLSPPDPAWMARLSLPLTTNYRDNLSSPDAAASEEPRTFQTFGKTVGPGPELSPTGTRLASTFVSEMSSLLEMLLGQHIVPVEAASAALRRLSVCGRTLSLDLATSGASVSEAQMGRKKAAESRLGCGRNL from the exons ATGATGCTACTTCTGCCATTCCTGCTAGGGCTCTTTGGTCCAGGAAGCTACTTGTTCATTTCAGGGGATTGTCAGGAGGTGGCCACTGTCATGGTGAAATTCCAAGTGACAGAGGAAGTGCCGTCTGGCACAGTGATAGGGAAACTGTCCCAAGAACCAAGAGTGGAGGAGAGGCGTGGGAAGGCAGGCGATGCCTTCCAGATTCTGCAGCTGCCTCAGGCACTGCCGTTTCAGATGAACTCGGAGGACGGCCTGCTCAGCACCTCCAGCCGGCTGGATCGGGAGAAGCTATGTCGGCAGCAAGATCCCTGTCTGGTGTCATTTGATGTGCTTGCCACCGGGGCGTCTGCTCTCATTCATGTGGAGATTCAGGTGCTAGACATCAATGACCACCAGCCACAGTTTCCCAAAGATGAGCAGGAGCTGGAAATCTCTGAGAGTGCCTCTCTGCACACACGAATCCCCTTGGACAGAGCTCTTGACCAAGACACGGGTCCTAACAGCTTATATTCCTACTCCCTGTCTCCCAGTGAACACTTTGCCCTGGATGTTATTGTGGGCCCTGATGAGACCAAACATGCAGAGCTTGTGGTGGTAAAGGAGTTGGACAGGGAAGTTCACTCATATTTTGATCTGGTGCTGACCGCCTATGACAATGGGAATCCCCCTAAGTCAGGAACCAGCGTGGTCAAGGTCAATGTCCTGGATTCCAATGACAATAGCCCAGTATTTGCTGAGAGTTCACTAGCACTAGAAATCCCAGAAGACACTGCCCCTGGTACTCTTCTCATAAACCTGACTGCTACGGATCCCGACCAAGGACCCAATGGGGAGGTAGAGTTCTTCTTTGGCAAGCATGTGTCCCCAGAGGTGATGAACACCTTTGGCATAGATGCTAAGACAGGCCAGATCATTCTGCGCCAAGCCCTAGATTACGAGAAGAACCCTGCCTATGAGGTGGATGTCCAGGCAAGGGATTTGGGTCCCAATTCCATCCCAGGCCATTGCAAAGTTCTCATCAAAGTTCTGGATGTCAATGACAATGCCCCAAGCATCCTCATCACATGGGCCTCCCAGACGTCGCTGGTATCCGAAGATCTTCCCAGGGACAGCTTCATTGCACTTGTCAGTGCAAATGACTTGGACTCAGGAAACAACGGTCTAGTCCACTGTTGGCTGAATCAAGAGCTGGGCCACTTCAGACTGAAAAGGACTAATGGCAACACATATATGCTGCTCACCAATACCACGCTGGACAGAGAGCAGTGGCCCATATATACTCTTACTGTGTTTGCCCAAGACCAAGGACCCCGGCCCTTATCAGCTGAGAAGGAGCTCCAAATTCAGGTCGGTGATGTCAATGATAATGCCCCTGTGTTTGAGAAGAGCCGGTATGAGGTCTCCACTTGGGAAAACAACCCACCCTCTCTTCACCTCATCACGCTCAAAGCGCACGATGCTGACTTGGGCAGTAATGGAAAAGTGTCATACCGTATCAAGGACTCCCCCATTTCTCACTTAGTCATTATTGACTTTGAAACAGGAGAAGTCACTGCTCAGAGGTCACTGGACTATGAGCAGATGGCAGGCTTTGAGTTCCAGGTGATagcagaggacagagggcaaCCCCAGCTCGCATCCAGCATCTCGGTGTGGGTTAGCCTCTTGGATGCCAATGACAATGCCCCAGAAGTGATTCAGCCTGTGCTCAGTGAAGGCAAAGCCACCCTTTCCGTGCTTGTAAATGCTTCCACGGGCCACCTTCTGTTGCCCATTGAGAATTCCAGTGGCATGGATCCAGCAAGTACTGGTACACCACCAAAGGCTACCCACAGCCCCTGGTCTTTCCTCTTGGTGACAATTGTGGCAAGGGATGCAGACTCGGGGGCCAATGGGGAACTCTTCTACAGCATTCAAAGTGGCAATGATgctcatctctttgtcctcaacCCTTCCTTGGGGCAGCTATTCATTAATGTCACCAATGCCAGCAGCCTCATTGGGAGTCAGTGGGACCTGGGGATAGTGGTAGAAGACCAGGGCAGCCCCTCCTTGCAGACCCAAGTTTCATTGAAGGTCGTGTTTGTCACCAGTGTGGACCACCTAAGGGACTCTGCTCATGAGCCTGGAGTTCTGAGCATGCCAGCACTGGCTTTGATCTGCCTGGCTGTACTGCTGGCCATCTTTGGATTGCTCTTGGCTCTGTTCGTGTCCATCtgcaggacagagagaaaggataACAGGGCCTACAACTGTCGCGAAGCTGAGTCGTCGTACCGCCACCAGCCCAAGAGGCCCCAGAAACAACACATTCAGAAGGCAGATATCCACCTGGTGCCTGTGCTTAGGGCCCACGAAGATGAGACTGATGAAGTCAGGCCATCTCACAAGGATCCCAGTAAGGAGACACTGATGGAGGCAGGCTGGGACTCCTGCCTGCAGGCCCCCTTCCACCTCACACCAACCCTATACAGGACCCTGCGTAACCAAGGCAACCAGGGAGCACTGGCAGAGAGCCAGGAGGTACTGCAAGACACCTTCAACTTTCTCTTTAACCATCCCAGACAGAGGAATGCCTCCCGGGAGAACCTAAACCTTCCTGAGTCCCCACCTGCCCTACGCCAGCCACTTGTAAGGCCTCTGAAGGTGCCTGGCAGCCCCATAGCGAGGGCGACTGGAGACCAAGGCAGTGAGGAGGCCCCACAGAGCCCACCAGCATCCTCTGCAACCCTAAGACGACAGCGGAATCTCAATGGCAAAGTGTCTCCTAGAGAGTCCGGTCCTCATCAGATCCTGAGGAGCCTGGTTCGACTCTCTGTGGCCGCTTTTGCGGAACGGAACCCCTCCGTGGAGGAGCCTGCTGGGGACTCTCCTCCTGTCCAG CAAATCTCCCAGCTGCTGTCCTTGCTGCATCAGGGCCAATTCCAGCCCAAACCAAACCACCGAGGAAATAAATACTCGGCCAAGCCCGGCAGCAGCAG GGGTACCATCCCAGACACAGATGGCCTTGTAGGCCTCAAGCCTGGTGGCCAAGCAGAACCTGACCTGGAAGAAGGGCCCCCGAGTCCGGAGGAGGACCTTTCTGTAAAGCGACTTCTAGAAGAAGAGCTGTCAAGCCTGTTGGACCCTAATACAG GTCTAGCCCTGGACAAGCTGAGTCCCCCTGACCCAGCCTGGATGGCAAGATTGTCATTGCCCCTCACTACCAATTACCGAGACAACTTGTCTTCCCCTGATGCTGCAGCGTCAGAGGAACCGAGAACCTTCCAGACATTCGGCAAGACAGTCGGACCGGGACCGGAGCTGAGCCCAACAGGCACGCGCCTGGCCAGCACTTTCGTCTCGGAGATGAGCTCTCTGCTGGAGATGTTGTTGGGGCAGCACATAGTACCAGTGGAAGCTGCGTCCGCGGCTTTGCGGAGGCTCTCGGTGTGCGGGAGGACCCTCAGTCTAGACCTAGCCACCAGCGGGGCCTCGGTTTCAGAAGCACAGATGGGTAGAAAGAAGGCAGCTGAGAGCAGACTTGGCTGTGGCAGGAACCTATGA
- the Dele1 gene encoding death ligand signal enhancer: MWRLTGILGRVLPRLLGPGFRGVTPKPTSSDGPQTTSTTLPLPRLSFDRSGSHGSKRSRDPKCCGWKDAFHWMSAHVSPNTLRDAISWGTLAVLALHLARQIHFHAPLVAGPQPAERSWHSPLYHFLSSSWWHPHSSLRRHVLPRPDHPAPRNTGFREPRLGPEEPSARSQCLPSDSSLRPDLLNLPEEEPSDFDFLHASRDFTSQAKAAEARPAGGKNEQDTAKAPPLEEAVTSIQQLFQLSVAITFNFLGTENIKTGDYATAFSYFQKAADRGYSKAQYNVGLCLEHGRGTPRDLSKAILFYHLAAIQGHNLAQYRYARCLLQNPGSLSDPERERAVSLLKQAADSGLTEAQAFLGVLFTKEPHLDEHRAVKYLWLAANNGDSQSRFHLGICYEKGLGVQRNLGEAVKCYQQSAAMGNEPAQERLQTLFHVEAAGPSHLATTGLKSFSSPSLCSLNTLFAGASGLPHASSTGNLGLLCRSGHLGASHGAPSRAIPSLERSLVRLGFG, from the exons ATGTGGCGCCTGACAGGGATCCTGGGGCGAG TTCTTCCCCGCCTGCTGGGACCTGGCTTCCGAGGGGTAACACCCAAACCCACCAGTTCAGATGGGCCTCAGACAACCTCCACTACCCTGCCACTCCCTAGGCTCAGCTTTGACAG ATCAGGCTCCCACGGTTCAAAGAGGAGCAGGGACCCAAAGTGCTGTGGATGGAAAGATGCCTTCCACTGGATGTCTGCTCATGTCTCCCCAAACACTCTGCGGGACGCCATCTCATGG GGCACTCTGGCGGTGCTGGCCTTGCACCTGGCGAGGCAGATCCACTTCCACGCCCCTCTGGTAGCAGGACCTCAGCCAGCTGAACGCTCTTGGCACAGTCCCCTGTAccacttcctctcctcttcctggtgGCACCCACACTCCT CACTTCGGAGGCATGTTCTTCCCAGGCCTGACCACCCAGCTCCCAGGAACACTGGCTTCAGGGAACCAAGGCTGGGCCCGGAAGAACCCTCGGCTCGGTCCCAGTGCCTTCCTTCAGATAGCTCCCTGAGACCTGACCTTCTGAATCTACCTGAAGAAG AGCCCAGTGACTTTGACTTCCTGCATGCTAGCAGGGACTTCACATCCCAGGCCAAGGCAGCCGAGGCCCGCCCCGCTGGAGGAAAAAAT gaACAAGACACGGCCAAGGCTCCTCCTCTGGAGGAGGCTGTGACTTCCATTCAGCAACTCTTTCAGCTCAGTGTAGCCATCACTTTCAACTTCCTGG GGACAGAGAACATAAAGACAGGGGACTATGCGACAGCCTTCTCTTACTTCCAGAAAGCCGCAGACCGTGGCTACAGCAAAGCACAGTACAATGTGGGTTTGTGTCTCGAGCATGGCAGAGGCACCCCCAGGGACCTCAGCAAG GCTATCCTCTTTTACCACCTGGCTGCCATCCAGGGCCATAACCTGGCTCAGTACCGCTATGCCAGGTGCCTGTTGCAAAATCCAGGCTCTTTGTCAGACCCTGAGCGAGAGAGGGCGGTCTCTCTGCTGAAGCAGGCTGCAGACTCTGGCTTGACAGAG GCCCAAGCTTTCCTTGGGGTGCTCTTTACTAAGGAACCACACCTGGATGAACACAGAGCGGTAAAATACCTCTGGCTGGCGGCCAACAATGGG GACTCTCAGAGCAGATTCCACCTGGGAATTTGCTATGAGAAGGGCCTTGGTGTACAGAGGAATCTGGGAGAGGCTGTGAAGTGCTACCAGCAGTCAGCAGCTATGGGGAATGAACCCGCCCAGGAGAGACTTCAGACCCTCTTTCACGTGGAAGCAGCAG GGCCCAGCCACCTGGCCACGACAGGACTGAAgtctttctctagcccctccctcTGTAGCCTGAACACCCTGTTTGCTGGTGCCTCAGGCCTCCCTCATGCCTCAAGCACTGGGAACCTCGGCCTCCTCTGCAGAAGTGGCCATCTTGGAGCCAGCCATGGTGCCCCGAGCAGGGCTATACCATCCTTGGAAAGGAGTCTCGTAAGACTGGGTTTCGGCTAA